Proteins encoded in a region of the Acidobacteriota bacterium genome:
- a CDS encoding NHLP bacteriocin system secretion protein — protein MATPPPTVFRAKALERLSSPDRLDETIRIVSPKDWLPLVVLAALVILTLVWGFTGRIPTIVSGRGVLLKPRGVLDVQTLGAGRVEQLQVRAGDRVKQGDVLGQIDQFELRRRLDEDRAQLAELESQDRAQSRVQSDQTVRQQAQTGLTGAYVRSQSDNLRKTLADAQALAPLLEQRLASFRALRDKGLIASLAPELLDAERETLENASRITDAAARLKELDIQVAQAEASEMSLSRDNLQAGAARRGEIHRLRSTIAINEVQIEKNSQIVAAHSGRIIELLSDTGQIVSAGARVARLEVDDASTALVNVAYLAVGDGKKVTPGMRVLITPDTVERQRYGGITGVVLAVSDLAVTTEGARAVLGNADLAQALVGGTTRIEVTASLDADSTTASGYKWSSSAGPGSPVTAGLTGEMRVIVEQRAPITFVLPFLRELSGVR, from the coding sequence GTGGCCACCCCTCCACCAACGGTTTTTCGCGCCAAGGCTCTCGAACGCCTCTCATCGCCCGACCGCCTCGACGAAACCATCCGCATCGTCAGCCCCAAAGACTGGCTGCCGCTGGTGGTGCTCGCGGCGCTCGTGATTCTGACGCTCGTGTGGGGATTCACCGGACGAATCCCCACCATCGTCAGTGGACGAGGCGTGCTGTTGAAGCCGCGAGGCGTCCTGGATGTGCAAACCCTCGGCGCAGGCCGGGTGGAGCAATTACAAGTGCGCGCCGGCGATCGCGTGAAGCAAGGTGACGTGCTGGGCCAAATCGATCAATTCGAACTGCGCCGTCGGCTTGACGAAGACCGCGCGCAGCTGGCCGAACTCGAGAGTCAGGACCGCGCACAGTCGCGGGTGCAGTCCGACCAGACGGTGCGGCAGCAGGCGCAGACGGGCCTCACTGGCGCCTACGTGCGATCGCAGAGCGACAACCTCCGCAAAACGCTGGCCGACGCGCAGGCGCTGGCGCCGCTTCTGGAACAGCGTCTCGCCAGCTTCCGGGCGCTGCGTGACAAGGGACTGATCGCCTCGCTCGCGCCCGAGCTGCTGGACGCGGAACGTGAGACGCTCGAAAACGCCAGTCGCATCACCGACGCGGCCGCGCGGCTCAAGGAGCTCGACATCCAGGTGGCACAGGCCGAGGCTTCGGAGATGAGCCTGTCGCGCGACAACCTTCAGGCAGGAGCGGCGCGTCGAGGGGAAATTCACCGCCTCAGGTCAACAATCGCGATTAACGAAGTCCAGATCGAGAAAAACAGCCAGATCGTGGCTGCACATTCCGGCCGCATCATCGAGCTGCTTTCCGACACCGGTCAGATCGTCTCTGCCGGCGCACGCGTGGCGCGGCTTGAGGTGGACGATGCGAGTACGGCCTTGGTGAATGTGGCGTATCTGGCTGTGGGTGATGGAAAGAAGGTCACGCCCGGGATGCGCGTACTGATTACGCCCGATACGGTGGAGCGCCAGCGCTACGGCGGCATCACGGGTGTCGTGCTGGCAGTCTCCGACCTGGCGGTGACCACTGAGGGCGCTCGCGCGGTGCTGGGCAATGCGGACCTGGCGCAGGCGCTGGTCGGTGGTACCACGCGCATTGAGGTGACGGCGTCACTTGACGCGGACTCGACCACGGCAAGCGGCTACAAGTGGTCGTCGTCTGCAGGCCCGGGATCGCCGGTGACGGCAGGCCTCACTGGTGAGATGCGGGTCATCGTGGAACAACGCGCGCCCATCACGTTCGTGCTTCCGTTCCTGCGGGAGCTCTCGGGAGTGCGGTGA
- a CDS encoding cyclic nucleotide-binding domain-containing protein produces the protein MRKALFLLGILDDSDLDWMLKVGARREVPAGTILIQEGRGIADIFVIVDGLFAVRTSRTGSTDVARLRSGEIVGEMSFVDTRPPSASVVSLEPSLVLAIPRATLEQKLRDDIGFASRFYRSLAVFLSDRLRSTVGRLGYGGPGPEAPDDAGPSNEEEMDPATLDALSIAGARFDFLQRKLRSL, from the coding sequence ATGCGTAAAGCACTTTTCCTGCTCGGAATCCTCGACGACTCGGACCTCGACTGGATGCTCAAGGTGGGCGCCAGGCGGGAAGTGCCGGCAGGCACCATCCTGATCCAGGAGGGTCGCGGCATCGCAGACATCTTCGTGATCGTCGACGGCCTCTTCGCCGTCAGGACCAGCCGCACCGGCTCCACCGACGTCGCCCGGCTCCGAAGCGGCGAAATCGTCGGAGAAATGTCCTTCGTGGACACGCGGCCGCCATCGGCATCAGTCGTCAGCCTCGAACCCTCGCTGGTGCTCGCCATTCCGCGCGCCACGCTCGAACAAAAACTCCGCGACGACATCGGGTTTGCCTCGCGCTTCTATCGGTCACTCGCGGTCTTTCTATCCGACCGTCTTCGCAGCACCGTCGGCCGCCTCGGGTACGGCGGCCCAGGGCCGGAAGCGCCCGACGACGCCGGGCCTTCGAATGAAGAAGAAATGGATCCGGCCACTCTCGACGCCCTGTCGATCGCCGGCGCCCGTTTCGATTTCCTTCAGCGCAAGCTGCGGAGCCTCTGA
- a CDS encoding NHLP family bacteriocin export ABC transporter peptidase/permease/ATPase subunit, which translates to MEMVECGAACLGIVLGFFERIVPLAELRRACGVSRDGSKASSVVQAARTYGLDAKGFKKDLKDLGSLQYPYIVFWNFNHFVVVEGFMKGRVYLNDPATGPRTISLEEFDEGFTGVVLSMTPGPTFEPGGRKPSVALGLWNRLQSSIGTFALCGLTALLLVLPGLAVPAFMQVFVDQVLVQRLDDWVRPIIIGVLLAAVLRTALTAIQQRLLRRLQLKLAVTMASRFVWHLLRLPAEFYAQRFSGEIAGRISLNDRVADQLSGPLASTAVDLIMLIFYAVVMWQFDAVLTMIAVVLALTNFAILRYLSRRRIDANRRLAQEGGALAGVGVAGLQAIRNIKASALESELFGRVAGHYAKYVNSQQSLIQAGLVLGLLPRFVSSLMSLLILVVGGLRVMDGLLTIGMLVAFQSLVASFLGPVNSLLSLGSTLQDLEGDITRLDDVLRNPPSPSVETDADSNAPVRLRGEVELRNLQFGYNPLQPPLIDGLSMTLKPGQRIAFVGGSGSGKSTVARLVAGLFQPSGGEILFDGKPRASIPAPVMANSLAMVDQEILLFKASVRDNLTLWDPTVPDDQIVRACRDASIHDDLVALPDGYDSLLAESASNLSGGQRQRLEIARALTGDPSFLILDEATSALDPETEQRIDVNLRRRGCSCLIIAHRLSTIRDADEIIVLDKGKIVQRGTHAGMMAAGGAYATLVHAGDAGIEAGHAAT; encoded by the coding sequence ATGGAGATGGTCGAGTGTGGCGCGGCCTGCCTGGGTATCGTCCTCGGCTTCTTTGAACGCATCGTGCCGCTGGCGGAGTTGCGTCGGGCCTGTGGCGTCTCGCGCGACGGCAGCAAGGCGTCGAGTGTGGTGCAGGCGGCGCGCACCTACGGGCTGGACGCCAAAGGCTTCAAGAAAGACCTCAAGGATCTCGGCTCCCTGCAATACCCGTACATCGTCTTCTGGAACTTCAATCACTTCGTGGTGGTGGAAGGTTTCATGAAGGGCCGTGTCTATCTGAACGATCCTGCGACGGGTCCGCGCACGATAAGCCTGGAAGAATTCGACGAAGGTTTTACGGGTGTGGTGCTTTCGATGACGCCGGGACCGACGTTTGAACCTGGTGGCCGGAAGCCGAGCGTCGCACTCGGGTTGTGGAATCGGCTGCAGTCTTCGATTGGCACCTTCGCGTTGTGCGGACTCACCGCGTTGTTGCTGGTGTTGCCGGGTCTGGCAGTGCCGGCGTTCATGCAGGTGTTTGTTGATCAGGTGCTGGTGCAACGGCTTGACGATTGGGTGCGGCCCATCATCATCGGTGTACTGCTGGCGGCTGTCCTTCGAACGGCGCTGACGGCGATACAGCAGCGCCTGCTACGCCGCCTGCAGCTGAAACTGGCGGTCACGATGGCCAGCCGGTTTGTGTGGCACCTGCTGCGGCTTCCGGCGGAGTTTTACGCGCAGCGCTTCAGCGGCGAGATCGCCGGGCGCATTTCGTTGAACGACCGCGTGGCCGATCAGTTGTCGGGTCCGCTCGCCTCAACGGCTGTGGATCTGATCATGCTGATCTTCTACGCCGTGGTGATGTGGCAGTTCGATGCTGTGCTCACGATGATCGCGGTGGTGCTTGCGCTGACCAACTTCGCGATTCTGCGCTATCTGTCGCGGCGGCGCATCGACGCCAATCGCCGGCTGGCACAAGAGGGAGGCGCGCTGGCGGGCGTCGGCGTGGCCGGTCTTCAGGCCATTCGGAACATCAAGGCCTCGGCGCTCGAATCTGAATTGTTCGGGCGGGTGGCCGGACACTACGCAAAGTACGTCAACTCGCAGCAGTCGCTTATTCAGGCCGGCCTGGTGCTGGGCCTGCTGCCACGTTTTGTCTCGTCGCTGATGTCGCTCCTGATTCTGGTGGTCGGCGGCCTGCGGGTGATGGATGGGCTGCTGACCATCGGCATGCTCGTGGCATTTCAGAGCCTCGTTGCGAGCTTCCTGGGACCGGTGAACAGCCTCCTGAGTCTGGGCAGCACACTTCAGGACCTGGAGGGCGACATCACGCGATTGGACGACGTGTTGCGGAACCCGCCGTCGCCATCCGTGGAAACCGATGCGGATTCAAATGCGCCGGTACGATTGCGAGGGGAAGTCGAGCTGCGCAATTTGCAGTTCGGGTACAACCCGCTGCAGCCGCCGCTCATCGACGGATTGTCCATGACGCTCAAGCCCGGCCAGCGCATCGCGTTTGTGGGCGGGAGCGGGTCTGGCAAGTCCACGGTGGCACGGCTCGTGGCCGGATTGTTCCAGCCGAGCGGTGGCGAGATCCTGTTTGACGGCAAGCCGCGCGCGTCCATTCCTGCGCCGGTGATGGCCAACTCGCTGGCGATGGTGGACCAGGAGATCCTGCTGTTCAAGGCGAGCGTGCGCGACAACCTCACGTTGTGGGACCCGACGGTGCCCGATGATCAGATCGTGCGCGCGTGCCGGGATGCCTCCATTCATGACGACCTGGTGGCGCTGCCCGACGGGTACGACAGCCTGCTCGCGGAGTCGGCGTCAAACCTCAGCGGCGGCCAGCGGCAGCGGCTGGAAATCGCGCGCGCGCTCACTGGAGATCCGTCGTTCCTGATCCTTGACGAGGCCACGAGCGCGCTGGACCCGGAGACCGAGCAGCGCATCGACGTGAACCTGCGGCGGCGTGGCTGTTCGTGCCTGATCATCGCGCACCGCCTGAGCACCATTCGTGACGCCGACGAGATCATCGTGCTCGACAAAGGCAAGATCGTGCAGCGCGGCACCCATGCGGGAATGATGGCGGCCGGAGGTGCGTACGCCACGCTTGTGCACGCTGGTGATGCCGGCATTGAGGCAGGGCATGCAGCGACTTGA
- a CDS encoding NHLP bacteriocin export ABC transporter permease/ATPase subunit has protein sequence MRTPRLCTLVMPALRQGMQRLEGNTPLVLDGREAWVVTSGTLAVFRVIGPSDAGRRQYAFTVDTGGALLWQTGGAGAHLIAVAIEPATLVPSPMAEAFEAMAGGNAEAVARMRGWVSALGQEVPAEALTDRAAIERALVNAQAEFLKASAVADEEQERATRMRFEERQRMNERMATETLAGLSQIGAPEVAGPVTSWTDSPLVSVLKQIGAACGLDIRVPASNGAEPPTLEAILDASGARARIVMLKGQWWREDGEPYLATRVSTGEPIGLISFRRPWFRGVAYRALFANAPARDVDAELAEDLAPQVHALHPPLTGNMSAMAVTRWALRGTGREFVTAVLAGIGVVLLGMVGPQAMKILFESAIPDADRRTLLELGAALVAATAGALVFDLARAMALLRLSVGAAARLQLGVWDRLLDQGPKFFRAFTAGDLESRVTAVTQIRNTLTVTTLGTVISAVASILNIGLLFSFSPSLTVAALLIAVVTLVINMSASFMMRGALQQLHERDGHLRGLVIQIIGAVPKLRTAGAEVRAFAQWGRAYAGKMQTMQRLRILNDHQRLAGVVMAPLSTAILFWLAGADMFGDRPTLSVGAFVAFSAAFGTFLAGVTTLGDSAQLLLGVSALWARLSPILEADPELQGQKNPPGRLTGRIRMDHVTFRYRDDGPMTLDNVSIAAEPGECIALVGPSGSGKSTIVGLMLRFELPISGGVYFDDHDLKGLDILAVRQQLGVVSQENKILAGSIFDNIASGSKATHDQVWDAARAAGIEDEIRLMPMGLHTFVSEGGTNLSGGQRQRLLIARVLLRKPAIMILDEATSALDNRSQAIVTNSLNQLKVTRILIAHRMSTIRQADRIYVIEAGRVVQHGSFEALMREEGLFARLMQRQVA, from the coding sequence GTGCGTACGCCACGCTTGTGCACGCTGGTGATGCCGGCATTGAGGCAGGGCATGCAGCGACTTGAGGGCAACACGCCGCTGGTGCTCGACGGACGTGAGGCCTGGGTGGTCACGTCCGGCACGCTGGCCGTCTTCCGCGTCATCGGACCGTCGGATGCCGGTCGGCGCCAGTATGCGTTCACGGTGGACACCGGTGGCGCCCTGCTCTGGCAGACAGGCGGAGCCGGCGCGCACCTGATCGCCGTCGCGATTGAGCCGGCCACGCTTGTGCCTTCGCCGATGGCCGAGGCCTTTGAGGCGATGGCCGGCGGCAATGCGGAGGCCGTCGCGCGAATGCGTGGCTGGGTATCGGCCCTCGGGCAGGAAGTACCCGCCGAAGCGCTGACAGATCGAGCGGCCATCGAACGGGCGCTGGTGAACGCGCAGGCGGAGTTCCTGAAGGCGTCCGCGGTGGCCGACGAGGAGCAGGAACGCGCCACGCGGATGCGGTTTGAAGAACGCCAGCGCATGAACGAGCGGATGGCGACTGAGACGCTCGCGGGGCTCAGCCAGATCGGCGCGCCAGAAGTGGCCGGGCCTGTGACCAGTTGGACCGATTCACCGCTGGTCTCGGTGCTCAAACAAATTGGCGCCGCCTGCGGCCTCGACATCCGGGTGCCGGCGTCAAACGGCGCGGAACCCCCGACGCTCGAGGCCATTCTCGATGCCTCAGGCGCACGCGCGCGTATCGTGATGCTCAAGGGCCAATGGTGGCGCGAGGATGGCGAGCCATACCTGGCCACCCGCGTCAGCACCGGTGAGCCGATTGGGTTGATCTCGTTTCGGCGGCCGTGGTTTCGTGGCGTCGCGTACCGCGCGTTGTTCGCCAACGCTCCTGCGCGTGATGTGGACGCGGAGTTGGCCGAAGACCTGGCGCCACAGGTACACGCACTTCATCCGCCGCTGACGGGCAACATGTCCGCGATGGCGGTCACACGATGGGCCCTGCGCGGCACGGGCCGTGAGTTTGTCACCGCCGTACTGGCGGGCATCGGTGTGGTGCTGCTCGGCATGGTTGGGCCACAGGCGATGAAGATCCTGTTTGAGTCGGCCATTCCGGACGCCGACCGGCGCACGCTCCTTGAACTTGGCGCTGCACTTGTCGCGGCCACCGCCGGTGCCCTGGTGTTCGACCTTGCGCGCGCCATGGCCTTGCTGCGCCTGTCGGTGGGCGCAGCCGCACGTCTGCAACTGGGCGTGTGGGATCGCCTGCTCGACCAGGGCCCGAAGTTCTTTCGCGCGTTCACGGCCGGCGACCTCGAGAGCCGCGTGACTGCTGTGACGCAGATTCGTAACACGTTGACGGTCACCACACTCGGCACGGTGATCAGCGCAGTGGCCTCAATACTCAACATCGGTCTGCTGTTTTCGTTCAGCCCGTCACTCACCGTGGCGGCGCTTCTCATTGCCGTGGTGACGCTCGTCATCAACATGTCGGCCAGCTTCATGATGCGGGGGGCGCTCCAGCAGCTTCACGAACGCGACGGCCACCTGCGTGGCCTCGTCATTCAGATCATCGGCGCCGTGCCAAAGTTGCGCACCGCCGGCGCCGAGGTGCGCGCCTTCGCGCAGTGGGGCCGTGCCTACGCGGGCAAGATGCAGACCATGCAGCGCCTGCGCATCCTGAACGATCATCAGCGACTGGCCGGCGTGGTGATGGCGCCGCTTTCAACCGCCATCCTGTTCTGGTTGGCCGGGGCCGACATGTTTGGCGACCGCCCCACGCTCTCGGTGGGCGCGTTTGTCGCCTTCAGCGCGGCGTTCGGCACGTTCCTGGCCGGCGTGACGACGCTGGGCGACAGCGCGCAGTTGCTGCTCGGTGTGTCGGCGCTGTGGGCGCGCCTCTCACCAATACTGGAGGCGGATCCGGAACTGCAGGGACAGAAGAATCCGCCCGGCCGCCTGACCGGCCGCATCCGCATGGACCACGTGACATTCCGCTATCGCGACGACGGGCCTATGACACTCGACAACGTGTCCATTGCCGCGGAGCCGGGCGAGTGCATTGCCCTTGTGGGGCCATCAGGCAGCGGCAAATCCACCATCGTCGGTCTGATGCTGCGGTTCGAGTTGCCGATCTCTGGCGGTGTGTATTTCGACGACCACGATCTCAAAGGCCTGGACATTCTCGCTGTGCGACAGCAACTGGGCGTGGTTTCACAGGAGAACAAGATTCTGGCCGGTTCGATCTTCGACAACATCGCGAGCGGATCGAAGGCCACGCACGACCAGGTGTGGGATGCGGCGCGCGCTGCCGGAATCGAAGACGAGATCCGACTGATGCCGATGGGCCTGCATACCTTTGTGTCTGAGGGCGGAACGAATCTCTCCGGCGGTCAACGGCAGCGCCTGCTGATTGCGCGCGTCCTGCTCCGCAAGCCGGCGATCATGATCCTGGACGAAGCCACCAGCGCGCTCGACAACCGATCGCAGGCCATCGTGACCAACAGCCTCAATCAGCTGAAGGTCACGCGCATCCTGATTGCCCACCGCATGAGCACCATCCGGCAGGCCGACCGCATCTACGTCATCGAGGCCGGTCGCGTCGTCCAGCACGGGTCATTTGAGGCCCTGATGCGCGAGGAAGGGCTCTTCGCCCGCCTGATGCAGCGCCAGGTGGCGTAA
- a CDS encoding BACON domain-containing protein: MCRRASLLAPLCGFLRLTKIHEGTIMKKLGKTKTLLLAFVCAAVALALGSTPLAQGGGEPETHVGDLFGDLYHVKRDVTTGQPILQKRWVELEGDTLGWDYCPIPVDITGLEIPFAPLSCDVDPGSLNKLIELDYFGRLSGARTKERNQRMHFDETIANLKNADLVTLDPAGRLYFGTTCAPDDTCASWKTIDSPMENLALYRRIMKYGHLQTDPLEEDTSPGGDPAEGTVYHPALDPLDWAKFRGAALSLLPAVSPSTCFSGTVFVAACAAPQALTPDDFFLSTAFLGGAADKHGQITVDLIQYLNRFLKITEATPESLATLNTLPALIRDENGVIAPAPTGLPWPASERFMDFSAARYLRTDRFSTSVDVIQPSGGVFVPTTVNLLTWLNFISEPNTTTLDSLAAFRLSARDALRVVEFMHEYEIPADLWVGMATQTIVQPASAPFSNTDQYVMMTASITSGAVEPVNSGTFTFSVRTSSTVVGVDVTVPVVNNVASALWTLPGGTAPQLLTILGTFTPTIIYSSSSGSADLNVTGALSLAPAVINFSGVNTSGTLSPITAPQVITVTADPLVEWTASAIEPWVQIANPTGTGSGAFTVGIINPGNVLAGVTTASATITATATGLGGPQGTVIVNLLLQSAGSLDPAFGQVDTPAQGATGVQGAIAVTGWALDDVGVVNVKLYRNCFAFDDPATCAPVVGSSLAYLADAVFVAGARPDVEALYDTLPYANRAGWGLQILTNMLPNVPASTLMGGQGTVVLYAVATDQEGNQTLLGRSIDDNTPTTITLDNENIAKPFGVIDSPAPGEVVSGTIAQFGWALTPAASTIEDPTGIMIPLNGLTMTVLIDGLAVGKVAYNQCRGDVGNPVPAGVYCNDDVASALGNTTPQPLLTTRTSNPTKFRNLDAERGAIGAFMLDTTTLTNGLHTIAWLVTDSADRTEGIGSRFFIVNNADLPLNTLLAAPAEVRDDAARLTSFAVATAEVTGRTGFDLNAPFGEVPVDAFGSRHVKVAELGRLELRLGEAVTGGFLMVNGTLRDLPPGSSLVEGVFTWMPGPGYVGRYNLVFLRGGEQAQIPVSVTIGRQAEAWNSSLVRVQVDAPTPGAQVRNSFAVAGYAMDPRAEIGTGIDAVHVWAVRRDVPAAAARFLGEARLGVARPDVARAVAPQFHAAGFELTVSGLEPGRYDLMVFAWNRRTARWEDARVVPLEVGRAPDRQ, translated from the coding sequence GTGTGTCGCCGGGCCTCGCTCCTCGCGCCGCTCTGCGGCTTTCTTCGTCTCACGAAGATCCACGAGGGCACCATCATGAAGAAACTGGGCAAGACCAAGACTCTGTTACTGGCGTTCGTCTGCGCGGCGGTGGCGTTGGCTCTGGGTAGCACCCCGCTCGCTCAAGGCGGCGGCGAACCTGAAACTCACGTAGGAGATCTCTTCGGTGACCTGTATCACGTCAAGCGCGACGTCACGACCGGCCAGCCCATCCTGCAGAAGCGATGGGTCGAACTGGAAGGCGACACGCTCGGGTGGGACTACTGCCCGATTCCAGTGGACATTACCGGATTGGAGATTCCGTTTGCGCCGTTGAGCTGCGATGTGGACCCGGGATCACTCAACAAGCTGATCGAACTTGACTACTTCGGTCGCCTTAGTGGGGCCCGGACGAAAGAACGCAACCAGCGGATGCACTTTGACGAGACCATCGCAAACCTCAAGAACGCGGATTTGGTGACTCTCGATCCGGCCGGCCGGCTGTATTTCGGCACCACCTGTGCGCCCGACGACACCTGCGCGTCCTGGAAGACGATCGATTCCCCGATGGAAAACCTGGCGTTGTACCGCCGCATCATGAAGTACGGGCACCTGCAGACCGACCCTCTCGAGGAAGACACCTCGCCAGGCGGGGATCCTGCCGAAGGCACCGTCTATCACCCCGCACTCGACCCGCTGGATTGGGCAAAATTCCGCGGCGCGGCGTTGAGTCTCCTTCCCGCAGTGTCACCATCGACATGTTTCAGCGGCACGGTCTTCGTGGCCGCGTGTGCCGCCCCGCAGGCGCTGACTCCTGACGATTTTTTCCTGTCGACCGCCTTCCTTGGTGGTGCCGCCGACAAACACGGCCAGATCACTGTTGATCTCATCCAGTACCTGAACCGCTTCCTCAAAATCACGGAAGCCACGCCCGAGTCGCTCGCAACGCTGAACACACTGCCTGCGCTGATTCGCGACGAAAACGGTGTGATCGCGCCTGCACCCACGGGCCTGCCGTGGCCCGCGAGCGAGCGCTTCATGGACTTCTCGGCCGCGCGGTATCTGCGCACCGACCGATTCTCGACGTCCGTTGATGTCATACAGCCGTCCGGCGGTGTCTTTGTGCCGACCACCGTCAACCTGCTGACCTGGCTCAACTTCATCAGTGAACCCAACACCACGACTTTGGATTCGCTGGCGGCTTTCCGCCTGTCTGCCCGAGATGCGTTGCGCGTGGTGGAGTTCATGCACGAGTACGAAATCCCGGCCGACCTGTGGGTCGGAATGGCGACCCAGACCATCGTCCAGCCCGCGAGCGCGCCATTCAGCAACACCGATCAGTACGTGATGATGACGGCGTCGATCACGAGTGGTGCAGTTGAACCGGTCAACAGCGGCACATTCACGTTCTCCGTGCGAACGTCATCCACAGTTGTGGGCGTGGATGTGACGGTTCCCGTGGTGAACAACGTGGCATCCGCCCTCTGGACGCTGCCCGGAGGCACGGCACCGCAGCTGCTGACGATTCTCGGCACCTTCACGCCGACCATCATCTACTCGTCCAGTTCGGGTAGCGCCGATCTGAACGTGACGGGAGCGCTGTCGCTCGCGCCGGCCGTGATCAACTTCAGCGGCGTCAATACCAGCGGTACGCTGAGCCCCATCACCGCACCGCAGGTCATTACCGTCACAGCCGACCCGCTCGTGGAGTGGACCGCTTCGGCAATCGAGCCATGGGTCCAGATCGCGAACCCGACAGGCACCGGCAGTGGCGCGTTCACCGTGGGGATCATCAACCCCGGCAACGTGCTGGCCGGCGTCACCACCGCCTCGGCGACCATCACCGCGACGGCAACCGGGCTTGGCGGGCCGCAGGGCACGGTGATCGTCAACCTCCTGCTGCAATCGGCCGGCTCGCTTGATCCCGCCTTCGGTCAGGTGGACACGCCTGCGCAGGGCGCCACAGGCGTCCAGGGTGCCATCGCGGTCACGGGCTGGGCACTCGACGACGTGGGCGTCGTGAACGTCAAGCTCTACCGCAACTGTTTCGCCTTCGACGACCCCGCCACTTGCGCGCCGGTCGTCGGCAGCAGCCTGGCGTACCTGGCTGACGCAGTCTTTGTGGCCGGAGCGCGGCCTGATGTGGAGGCGCTCTACGACACGCTGCCGTACGCCAATCGCGCGGGCTGGGGCCTGCAGATCCTCACCAACATGCTGCCCAATGTTCCGGCCAGCACGTTGATGGGCGGACAGGGGACCGTGGTGTTGTACGCGGTGGCCACCGATCAGGAGGGCAATCAGACCCTGCTCGGCCGCTCGATCGATGACAACACGCCGACCACCATCACGCTCGACAACGAAAACATCGCAAAGCCGTTCGGCGTGATTGATTCGCCGGCGCCAGGCGAGGTGGTCAGCGGGACGATCGCGCAGTTCGGCTGGGCGCTGACGCCTGCCGCCTCAACGATCGAAGATCCCACCGGCATCATGATTCCCCTCAATGGGCTCACCATGACGGTGCTCATCGACGGCCTGGCGGTGGGCAAGGTTGCCTACAACCAGTGCCGCGGCGATGTCGGGAACCCCGTGCCTGCCGGTGTCTACTGCAACGACGATGTCGCAAGCGCACTCGGCAACACTACGCCGCAGCCGTTACTGACGACCCGAACCAGCAATCCCACGAAATTCCGGAACCTCGATGCCGAGCGCGGGGCCATTGGCGCCTTCATGCTCGACACGACGACGCTGACGAACGGCCTGCATACCATCGCCTGGCTGGTGACTGACAGCGCTGACCGGACCGAAGGGATCGGCAGCCGGTTCTTTATCGTGAACAACGCCGACCTGCCACTGAACACGCTGCTGGCAGCGCCCGCCGAAGTGCGTGACGATGCGGCTCGGCTCACGAGCTTCGCTGTTGCGACCGCCGAGGTGACGGGCCGGACGGGCTTCGATCTGAACGCGCCGTTCGGCGAAGTGCCTGTTGACGCCTTCGGGTCCCGGCACGTGAAGGTGGCCGAACTGGGCCGTCTTGAACTGAGGCTCGGCGAGGCCGTCACTGGAGGCTTCCTGATGGTGAATGGCACGCTGCGCGACCTGCCTCCGGGAAGCAGCCTCGTTGAGGGCGTCTTCACGTGGATGCCTGGGCCCGGCTATGTGGGTCGTTACAACCTCGTGTTCCTGCGAGGTGGCGAACAGGCCCAGATCCCGGTGAGCGTGACCATCGGCCGGCAGGCCGAAGCGTGGAACAGCAGCCTGGTCCGCGTGCAGGTGGACGCGCCAACACCCGGCGCCCAGGTGCGGAACTCGTTCGCGGTCGCCGGCTATGCAATGGACCCGCGCGCCGAGATCGGCACCGGCATTGACGCGGTGCACGTCTGGGCGGTGCGCCGCGACGTGCCCGCAGCCGCGGCACGCTTCCTGGGCGAGGCCCGGCTGGGCGTCGCCAGGCCAGACGTGGCTCGTGCGGTCGCACCCCAGTTCCACGCCGCCGGGTTTGAGTTGACGGTGTCGGGCCTGGAGCCAGGGCGATATGACCTGATGGTCTTTGCCTGGAACCGGCGGACGGCGCGCTGGGAAGACGCGCGAGTGGTGCCGCTTGAGGTGGGGCGGGCGCCCGATCGTCAGTAA